A region of Mesorhizobium sp. AR02 DNA encodes the following proteins:
- a CDS encoding invasion associated locus B family protein: MRGLIALVSSLVLVASAAPVLAQQATKIGQHNAWGTYSYQASGGKVCYVLTVPTDKQPPTLDHGDMFFFVSQRPGQQVSYEPQFIAGYNFQEGSKATVTIDKKSFSMFTRGKSAWVENAAEEPVLIAAMKTGTDMKVTAKSGRGNPTSYVFSLKGISAALTSIAKCK; this comes from the coding sequence ATGCGCGGATTGATAGCACTGGTTTCGAGTCTGGTCCTGGTGGCCTCGGCAGCGCCTGTTCTGGCGCAGCAGGCGACCAAGATCGGCCAGCACAATGCCTGGGGCACCTACAGCTACCAGGCATCGGGCGGCAAGGTCTGCTACGTGCTCACCGTGCCGACCGACAAGCAGCCGCCGACGCTCGACCATGGCGACATGTTCTTCTTCGTCAGCCAGCGGCCCGGCCAGCAGGTGTCCTACGAGCCGCAATTCATTGCCGGCTACAATTTCCAGGAAGGCTCCAAGGCCACCGTCACCATCGACAAGAAGTCGTTCTCGATGTTCACGCGCGGCAAGTCGGCCTGGGTCGAGAACGCCGCCGAGGAGCCGGTGCTGATCGCCGCCATGAAGACCGGCACCGACATGAAGGTGACGGCGAAGTCCGGCCGCGGCAATCCCACCTCCTATGTCTTCTCGCTGAAGGGCATTTCAGCCGCGCTGACATCGATCGCCAAGTGCAAGTAA
- a CDS encoding methyltransferase family protein, whose translation MAISETVLILAGGTVVLSIMFGIRVAIRAVANGAAAVPRPDGGEDAGGSGAPDLAGVIALPPLIFLGFLAVAVVLEVVIPLPASAAQVPAHYLGGAVLAACGFVIIFMAAGRFHAAGTNIPPTLPTTALVVDGIYRRTRNPFYLGAVFVYLGLGVAAGSFWAIGLVIPLLWVINTGVIAREERYLERKFGHAYRAYKARVRRWI comes from the coding sequence ATGGCCATTTCCGAGACGGTCCTGATCCTGGCGGGCGGCACTGTCGTCCTGTCAATCATGTTCGGCATACGTGTTGCCATCCGGGCGGTGGCTAACGGCGCTGCGGCAGTGCCGCGACCGGATGGCGGGGAGGATGCAGGCGGATCGGGCGCACCCGACCTGGCTGGAGTCATCGCGCTGCCGCCTCTGATCTTTCTCGGCTTCCTGGCGGTGGCAGTGGTCCTCGAGGTGGTCATTCCGCTCCCGGCTTCGGCCGCGCAGGTGCCCGCCCACTATCTGGGCGGGGCCGTGCTCGCGGCGTGCGGCTTCGTCATCATCTTCATGGCGGCGGGGCGCTTTCACGCCGCTGGCACCAATATTCCGCCGACCCTGCCGACGACGGCCCTCGTCGTCGACGGCATCTACCGGCGAACCAGGAACCCGTTCTATCTGGGAGCAGTCTTCGTCTATCTGGGTCTGGGCGTCGCAGCGGGGAGTTTTTGGGCCATCGGACTGGTCATTCCGCTGCTGTGGGTGATCAATACCGGCGTCATCGCACGGGAAGAGCGCTATCTGGAGCGGAAATTCGGCCATGCGTATCGTGCCTACAAGGCGCGTGTGCGGCGGTGGATCTGA
- a CDS encoding YkvA family protein, with translation MAQESGFDFFGFGDRLGGEGEVREKFWRTAKKAARQIPFMEDVVAAYYCAMDKNTPLRAKGILVAALGYFVLPVDLIPDFIFGLGFTDDIAVLTAAITAVSAHITPAHRQAARDAIADKG, from the coding sequence ATGGCGCAAGAATCCGGTTTTGATTTCTTCGGCTTTGGCGACAGGCTGGGCGGCGAGGGTGAAGTGCGCGAGAAATTCTGGCGCACCGCCAAGAAGGCCGCGCGGCAGATCCCGTTCATGGAAGACGTCGTCGCCGCCTACTACTGCGCCATGGACAAGAACACGCCGCTGCGCGCCAAGGGCATATTGGTGGCGGCCCTCGGCTATTTCGTCCTGCCGGTGGACCTCATCCCCGACTTCATCTTCGGCCTCGGCTTCACCGACGACATCGCTGTGCTGACCGCCGCGATCACCGCCGTCAGCGCCCACATCACACCGGCGCATCGGCAGGCCGCCAGGGACGCTATTGCCGACAAGGGCTGA
- a CDS encoding 4a-hydroxytetrahydrobiopterin dehydratase: protein MTREKLSKDAITAALAELGDWSLATDGASIKRSFVFKNFSEAFAFMTRVALAAEKMDHHPDWSNVYKTVDVTLNTHDSGGVTALDIALAKKMNRYFGD, encoded by the coding sequence ATGACGAGAGAAAAACTCAGCAAGGACGCCATCACCGCTGCCCTTGCCGAACTCGGCGACTGGTCGCTGGCCACGGACGGCGCCTCGATCAAGCGCAGCTTCGTCTTTAAGAATTTTTCCGAAGCCTTCGCCTTCATGACCCGCGTCGCACTGGCAGCCGAGAAGATGGACCATCACCCCGACTGGTCAAATGTCTACAAGACCGTGGACGTGACGCTGAACACCCATGACTCCGGCGGCGTCACGGCGCTCGACATCGCGCTGGCCAAGAAGATGAACCGCTATTTCGGCGACTGA
- a CDS encoding low molecular weight protein-tyrosine-phosphatase: MSIKPINSILFVCLGNICRSPLAEGVFRAVWAERGRGRNIQLDSAATSGWEVGSAPDPRSIAVALRHGIDISGQRARKVRPEDFSRFDLILGMDRSNVADLKALAPAARDRLQLFLEFAHGQACDVPDPYYDGPEAFADVYRMIREASEALATRLAARASVPDSGQASSTI; this comes from the coding sequence ATGAGCATAAAGCCCATAAATTCCATTCTTTTCGTCTGTCTCGGCAACATCTGCCGGTCACCTCTGGCCGAGGGCGTTTTTCGCGCCGTCTGGGCCGAGCGTGGCCGGGGCCGGAATATCCAGCTCGATTCGGCCGCCACCAGCGGCTGGGAGGTCGGCTCGGCGCCCGATCCACGCTCGATCGCGGTTGCCTTGCGCCACGGCATCGACATTTCCGGGCAGAGGGCACGCAAGGTCAGGCCTGAGGACTTCTCCCGTTTCGACCTGATCCTCGGCATGGACCGCTCGAATGTCGCCGATCTCAAGGCGCTGGCACCGGCTGCGCGGGACCGGCTGCAGCTGTTCCTGGAGTTCGCACATGGACAGGCGTGCGACGTGCCCGATCCCTATTATGACGGGCCGGAGGCCTTTGCCGACGTCTACCGCATGATCCGCGAGGCGTCGGAGGCGCTGGCGACACGGCTGGCCGCGCGGGCATCGGTGCCGGATAGCGGCCAGGCTTCCTCGACGATATAG
- the thpR gene encoding RNA 2',3'-cyclic phosphodiesterase: MPRLFTALEIPRDAALSLSLLRGGLPGARWIDVENYHLTLRFIGDVEGHVADEIANALDRVHRPSFSLTLSGVGAFGQKKPHAVWAGASASPDLAALQGEIERICQRLGIPADPRKFMPHVTLARLRNSTPVDVAQYLSARGNFSTLPFRIGRFVLMSSRDSVGGGPYIVEEAWPLSGTDARAASRVASASDASRIMR; this comes from the coding sequence ATGCCGCGTCTTTTCACCGCCCTCGAAATTCCGCGTGACGCCGCCCTTTCGCTGTCCCTGCTCCGGGGCGGCCTGCCCGGGGCGCGCTGGATCGATGTCGAAAACTACCATCTGACGCTGCGCTTCATCGGCGATGTCGAGGGCCATGTCGCCGACGAGATCGCCAACGCGCTCGACCGGGTTCATCGTCCCTCCTTCTCGCTGACCTTGTCCGGTGTCGGCGCTTTCGGCCAGAAGAAGCCGCATGCGGTGTGGGCCGGCGCGTCCGCCTCGCCCGATCTGGCCGCGCTTCAAGGCGAAATCGAGCGCATCTGCCAGCGGCTCGGCATCCCAGCCGACCCTCGCAAGTTCATGCCGCATGTAACCCTTGCGCGCCTGCGCAATTCGACCCCGGTGGATGTCGCGCAATATCTGTCGGCGCGTGGCAATTTCTCGACGCTGCCGTTCCGCATCGGCCGCTTCGTCTTGATGTCGTCGCGCGATTCGGTCGGCGGCGGTCCCTATATCGTCGAGGAAGCCTGGCCGCTATCCGGCACCGATGCCCGCGCGGCCAGCCGTGTCGCCAGCGCCTCCGACGCCTCGCGGATCATGCGGTAG
- a CDS encoding arylesterase, whose translation MSFKRQIAAGLILFLAVCGAISSARAEPFKIVGFGDSLMAGFGLGPGEGFTDKLQAALRAKGHDVIVANAGVSGDTTSGGLARLDWSVPDGTQLVILELGANDMLRGVSPDIARKNLDEMLGKLKQRKIAVLLAGMRAAPNLGADYQTAFDAIFPDLAKTYDVALYPFFLDGVAGQPGLQLEDGMHPNAKGVDQMVERILPTVEKAIAAVPGGA comes from the coding sequence ATGTCTTTCAAACGCCAGATAGCCGCAGGCTTGATCCTTTTCCTCGCCGTTTGCGGCGCCATTTCGTCGGCGCGGGCCGAGCCCTTCAAGATCGTCGGCTTCGGTGACAGCCTGATGGCGGGTTTTGGCCTCGGGCCCGGCGAGGGTTTTACCGACAAGCTCCAGGCGGCACTGCGCGCCAAGGGCCATGATGTGATCGTCGCCAATGCCGGCGTTTCCGGCGACACCACGAGCGGCGGCCTGGCGCGGCTCGATTGGTCGGTGCCGGACGGAACCCAGCTGGTCATCCTCGAACTCGGCGCCAACGACATGCTGCGCGGCGTCTCGCCCGATATCGCCAGGAAGAACCTCGACGAGATGCTGGGCAAGCTGAAACAACGCAAGATCGCTGTGCTTCTGGCCGGCATGCGCGCCGCACCCAATCTCGGCGCCGACTACCAGACCGCCTTCGACGCCATCTTTCCGGACCTGGCGAAGACATACGATGTCGCGCTCTATCCGTTCTTCCTCGACGGCGTCGCCGGCCAGCCCGGCCTGCAGCTCGAGGACGGGATGCACCCGAACGCCAAAGGGGTCGATCAGATGGTCGAGCGCATCCTGCCGACGGTTGAGAAGGCCATCGCGGCGGTGCCTGGAGGTGCGTGA
- a CDS encoding ABC transporter ATP-binding protein encodes MTEAVIALKDVSLTLGEGASSVHVLKAVSLEVARGEATGIVGPSGSGKSTLLMVLAGLERVDSGTVRIAGELLNGKSEDQIASFRGRNIGIVFQSFHLIPNMTALENVAVPLELAGHADPFSVAARELAAVGLSDRVTHYPGELSGGEQQRVAIARALAPSPRILIADEPTGNLDQATGRQVADLLFAKAAERGMTLVLVTHDPALAARCSRQVSMRSGRIEAPAPLKVTA; translated from the coding sequence TTGACAGAAGCCGTCATCGCGCTGAAAGACGTATCGCTGACGCTCGGCGAAGGCGCTTCGTCCGTCCATGTGCTGAAGGCCGTCAGCCTCGAAGTGGCGCGCGGCGAAGCGACCGGCATTGTCGGGCCTTCGGGATCCGGCAAGTCGACACTGCTGATGGTTCTGGCAGGTCTGGAACGGGTCGATTCGGGTACGGTACGAATCGCCGGCGAGCTGCTCAACGGCAAAAGCGAGGATCAGATTGCTTCGTTTCGTGGCCGAAACATTGGCATTGTTTTCCAGTCATTCCACCTCATCCCCAATATGACGGCGCTTGAAAATGTCGCGGTGCCGCTGGAACTGGCCGGGCATGCCGATCCGTTTTCGGTGGCGGCACGCGAGCTGGCGGCGGTGGGCCTCTCCGACCGCGTCACCCATTATCCCGGCGAGCTCTCGGGCGGTGAACAGCAGCGTGTGGCGATCGCCCGGGCGCTGGCGCCGTCGCCGCGCATTCTCATTGCCGACGAGCCGACCGGCAATCTCGACCAGGCGACCGGGCGGCAGGTCGCCGACCTCCTGTTCGCCAAGGCGGCCGAGCGCGGCATGACGCTGGTGCTGGTCACCCATGATCCCGCACTTGCGGCGCGCTGCTCGCGCCAGGTCTCGATGCGCTCCGGCCGGATCGAGGCGCCGGCGCCGTTGAAGGTCACCGCTTGA
- a CDS encoding ABC transporter permease has product MPLAQTLKLAVRFSLREMRGGLSGFLIFLACIALGVAAIGGVNSVARSISAGVADQGQTLLGGDLRFQINQRDASLAEHGFLDGLGTVSRTASMRSMARLADGTDQALVEAKAVDEAYPLYGRLETEPKLSKQELFGEEFGVFGAAAPDLLFERLHLKLGDRLKLGTATFELRAKLVTEPDAVSDGFGFAPRLMISTEGLAATGLVQPGSLVENAYKVRLPADADEARLKAIQDQAAKDFPEAGWSIRTRGNAAPALSSNIERFSQFLTLVGLTALVVGGVGVANAVRAYLDGKRGVIATFKSLGASGGFVFAVYLVQILIIAALGIAAGLVLGALMPFVASAALQSVIPVPAQGGFYPGALAMAALFGLLVTLAFALLPLGRARDVPATALFREMGLDGRGLPRPIYVASAIGIALLLAALAILFSGDQRIASIFVGATIFAFLVLRLVGALVQWAARKSPRVRFVALRLAVGNIHRPGALTPSVVLSLGLGLTLLVTLALIDGNLRQQISGSLPERAPNFFFVDIQSSDVDAFSALIGKEAPKGTLAKVPMLRGRVMALNGVDVDKVNVPAEGAWVLKGDRGLTYDARQPENATLTEGKWWPDNYAGEPLVSFSAQEGKEIGLKLGDTVTVNVLGRNVTARIANFRQVQWETMGINFVMVFSPNTFTGAPHGWMATLTEKTATTADDARILNAVTRAFPAVTTVRVKDALDVVNRLVGQLGTAIRVAAGVALIASVLVLAGALAAGNRARIHDAVVLKTLGATRRTLITAFSLEYMLIGLATAIFALAAGGIAAWYIVARIMTLPSHFMPEVAVATILFSLVITVGIGLAGTWRVLGHKAAPVLREL; this is encoded by the coding sequence ATGCCACTGGCGCAGACGCTGAAGCTTGCCGTCCGCTTCTCGCTGCGCGAGATGCGTGGCGGCCTGTCCGGCTTCCTGATCTTCCTAGCGTGCATCGCGCTCGGCGTCGCGGCGATCGGCGGCGTCAATTCGGTTGCCCGCTCGATCAGCGCCGGCGTCGCCGATCAGGGCCAGACGCTGCTCGGCGGCGATCTCCGCTTCCAGATCAACCAGCGCGATGCCAGCCTGGCGGAGCACGGCTTCCTCGACGGGCTGGGCACAGTTTCGCGCACCGCCAGCATGCGCTCGATGGCGCGTCTCGCCGACGGAACGGACCAGGCGCTGGTCGAGGCCAAGGCGGTCGACGAGGCCTATCCGCTCTATGGTAGGCTGGAAACCGAACCGAAGCTGTCGAAACAGGAGCTGTTCGGCGAAGAATTCGGCGTCTTCGGCGCGGCGGCACCCGATCTGCTGTTCGAACGGCTGCATCTCAAGCTCGGCGACCGGCTGAAGCTCGGCACCGCCACCTTCGAACTGCGCGCCAAGCTGGTCACCGAGCCGGATGCCGTGTCCGACGGTTTCGGCTTCGCGCCAAGGCTGATGATCTCGACCGAAGGCCTGGCCGCCACCGGGCTGGTGCAGCCGGGCAGCCTGGTCGAAAATGCCTACAAGGTCCGGCTGCCCGCCGACGCCGACGAGGCGCGGCTCAAGGCGATCCAGGACCAGGCGGCGAAAGATTTTCCCGAGGCTGGCTGGTCGATCCGCACGCGCGGCAATGCGGCACCGGCGCTGTCGTCCAACATTGAACGCTTCTCGCAATTCCTGACGCTGGTCGGGCTGACGGCGCTGGTGGTCGGCGGCGTCGGCGTCGCCAATGCGGTACGCGCCTATCTCGACGGCAAGCGCGGCGTCATCGCCACTTTCAAGAGCCTCGGCGCTTCCGGCGGCTTCGTCTTTGCCGTCTATCTCGTGCAGATCCTGATCATCGCGGCACTTGGCATCGCCGCTGGCCTGGTGCTCGGCGCGCTGATGCCGTTCGTGGCGAGTGCCGCGCTCCAATCCGTCATTCCGGTGCCGGCGCAAGGCGGCTTCTACCCCGGCGCGCTCGCCATGGCGGCACTGTTCGGTTTGCTGGTGACGCTGGCCTTCGCGCTGCTGCCGCTCGGCCGCGCCCGCGACGTGCCGGCAACCGCGCTGTTCCGCGAGATGGGTCTGGACGGCCGTGGCTTGCCGCGTCCGATCTATGTCGCATCGGCCATCGGCATCGCTCTGCTGCTGGCGGCGCTCGCCATCCTGTTTTCCGGTGACCAGCGCATCGCCTCGATCTTCGTCGGCGCCACCATCTTCGCCTTCCTGGTGCTGCGGCTGGTCGGCGCGCTGGTGCAATGGGCGGCAAGGAAGAGCCCGCGCGTGCGCTTCGTGGCGCTCAGGCTTGCCGTCGGCAACATCCATCGGCCGGGCGCCTTGACGCCGTCGGTGGTGCTGTCGCTGGGGCTCGGGCTGACGCTGTTGGTGACGCTGGCGCTGATCGACGGCAATCTCAGGCAGCAGATCTCCGGCAGCCTGCCGGAGCGGGCGCCGAACTTCTTCTTCGTCGACATCCAGAGCAGCGATGTCGATGCGTTCTCCGCACTGATCGGCAAGGAGGCGCCAAAGGGGACGTTGGCCAAGGTGCCGATGTTGCGCGGCCGGGTGATGGCGCTCAACGGCGTCGATGTCGACAAGGTCAATGTGCCTGCCGAAGGCGCTTGGGTGCTGAAAGGCGATCGCGGCCTGACCTATGATGCCAGGCAGCCGGAAAACGCGACGCTGACCGAGGGCAAATGGTGGCCGGACAACTATGCCGGCGAACCGCTGGTGTCGTTCTCGGCGCAAGAAGGCAAGGAGATCGGGCTGAAGCTCGGCGACACCGTGACCGTCAATGTGCTTGGCCGCAACGTGACGGCGAGAATCGCCAATTTCCGCCAGGTCCAATGGGAAACGATGGGCATCAACTTCGTCATGGTGTTCTCGCCCAACACATTCACTGGGGCGCCGCATGGCTGGATGGCGACGCTGACCGAAAAGACGGCCACGACAGCCGATGACGCGCGCATCCTCAATGCCGTCACCCGCGCCTTCCCGGCGGTGACGACGGTGCGCGTCAAGGATGCGCTCGATGTCGTCAACCGGCTGGTCGGCCAACTCGGCACCGCGATCCGGGTAGCCGCCGGCGTGGCGCTGATTGCTTCGGTGCTGGTGCTGGCCGGCGCGCTCGCCGCCGGCAACCGGGCGCGCATCCACGACGCCGTGGTGCTGAAGACGCTCGGCGCCACCAGGAGAACGCTGATCACGGCCTTCTCTCTCGAGTACATGCTGATCGGACTGGCCACCGCCATCTTCGCGCTGGCGGCCGGCGGCATCGCGGCCTGGTACATTGTCGCCCGCATCATGACGCTGCCGTCGCATTTCATGCCGGAGGTTGCGGTGGCGACCATTCTGTTTTCGCTCGTCATCACCGTCGGCATCGGCCTCGCCGGCACCTGGCGGGTGCTTGGCCACAAGGCAGCGCCGGTGCTGCGCGAGCTGTAA
- a CDS encoding Bax inhibitor-1/YccA family protein codes for MADPIRNYQTSAVPGVRADIDQGLRAYMIKVYNLMGLGLLITGLAAVGTIMLATTTDPASAVATLPSGEMLTSFGYAIFGSPLRWVVMLAPLAAVFFLSFRIQSMSVAAAQTTFWVYAGLVGLSLSSIFLVYTTASISQTFFATAAAFGALSLFGYTTKRDLTAMGSFLIMGVFGLIIAMVINIFLQSSALSFAVSAIGVLVFAGLTAYDTQKIKEMYFDGDASDVAGRKAIMGALRLYLDFINLFMFLLQFMGDRR; via the coding sequence ATGGCTGATCCCATTCGCAATTATCAGACGTCGGCGGTGCCCGGCGTCCGCGCCGACATCGATCAGGGTCTGCGCGCCTATATGATCAAGGTCTACAATCTGATGGGGCTTGGCCTTCTCATCACCGGCCTTGCCGCTGTCGGCACGATCATGCTGGCCACCACCACCGATCCGGCTTCGGCTGTCGCAACGCTGCCGAGCGGCGAAATGCTGACCTCCTTCGGCTATGCGATCTTCGGCTCGCCGCTGCGCTGGGTGGTGATGCTGGCGCCGCTGGCCGCCGTGTTCTTCCTGTCGTTCAGGATTCAGTCGATGAGCGTCGCTGCCGCGCAGACGACGTTCTGGGTCTATGCCGGCCTCGTCGGCCTATCGCTGTCGTCGATCTTCCTGGTCTACACCACGGCCAGCATCTCGCAGACCTTCTTCGCCACCGCCGCCGCCTTCGGTGCGTTGTCGCTGTTCGGCTACACGACCAAGCGTGACCTGACGGCGATGGGCTCGTTCCTGATCATGGGCGTGTTCGGCCTGATCATAGCGATGGTGATCAACATCTTCCTGCAGTCGTCGGCGCTGTCCTTCGCCGTTTCGGCGATCGGCGTGCTGGTCTTCGCCGGCCTGACCGCCTATGACACGCAGAAGATCAAGGAAATGTATTTCGACGGTGATGCTTCCGATGTCGCCGGCCGCAAGGCCATCATGGGCGCGCTGAGGCTCTATCTCGACTTCATCAACCTGTTCATGTTCCTGCTGCAGTTCATGGGCGACCGCCGCTAA